The Brassica oleracea var. oleracea cultivar TO1000 chromosome C7, BOL, whole genome shotgun sequence sequence CTGTGTCTCTAAACTCGACTCGCTGTTACTGGCTTCTCCACGCTCTGTCTCTCTCTCGCTCAAGAACAAGGTATATGTGGATCTCTGTCTTGTCTCTCTGGATCTATGTCTCTCGACTCATTGCCTCTGTCTCTGTCTTTCTTGATCTATGTTTGTGTTTCTGTCTCTCTAGTATATGTCTCTGTCTCTCTCGATCTTTTTCACTGCCTCTCTTGACTCTCTGTTTCGCTCTTTGTTGAGTTTTAATAGGACTATCCACCACCACCTAGCATCCACCACACAAGTGAAATATGTATACTGATGAAGAATATGACATTGCCCAGAGGGAATACTGGCAACAAGTGTCAAAATCGGAAGTAAGTCTTACGGTTGGATTGTTCCTTATTTTCACTAAATTAACAACTAATCCCTGATCTCAGTTCTTAATTTAGGGTTTGATATTTATGGGGGAATGTATGGGATATGTCTTAATTAGGGACTTTATATATTTTTGTTGTTTGTCTTAATTAGGGTTTCGATATTGAAGATGTTTCAATACCATCGTCTATGGCCGGAATGATCTCTGGACTGATACCCTATGACTGTCAACGTGATAGGGGTGGTTGTCCTTATAGAACGTTGGTCAACCTTTATGCTCAGTTGGGGCTTCGTCAGTACTCTCTTCTAAAGGTAAATATAACTAGTCTCTGTAAATATAACTAGTCTCTGCTTTGTCAACATAATGTCTGTTATACCTCCTTCTTTTACTTCTTTTTATTGGTTTACATCTGCTAGGGGAATACATTCGAGTTTGTTTCCATGGTGAAAGTCAACATGTTGCAGAACCTTGTCTCCTCTTTCTACGTAACTTTGCTCGTACGTGATCCTATCACATTGGAGGAGAAAGAATTCCAGGTTCGAACTGATGAAAGAAGTTGTGTCAGCTTGTATTTGGCGTGCTCTGTTGCTAGATTTAAAGATGAAGGTAAACATGTTATGCATTATCGCCCATTTGTTATTTTATTTTACAATTAGAGTTTATAACCTCACATCACTTGCTGATGAATAATATTTGTAGTCACGATCAAGAGGCCCTTCGTACCTCACTTTCATGATGGGGCGGAGGTTCCTGTACTGCCTGATTGGCCGTCAGAAACTTTGGCGGCACAGTTTCATCCTGGGATGTTTGATACTAATGCGAGGCGTGGTTTGCCGTCAGATACTTCTGCGAGGCCTGGTTGGCCGTCGGATTCTTTGCTGGAACAGTTTTTTTATCTACTGCCTTTTGGTTGTATGCTGCCAACGGAATTTGAGAGAGAGTGTGTTCTGGTAAGATTATTAGAACAACATCAGTTTTGTTTATGATCAATTAAAAAATCAATAATGTACTTTTCTTTCTTTTGCAGGAAGAATCACGTTGTCGCTCCTCTGATTTTGATTGGACTTATTTGTATTTGAAACTTGTAGTTTGTGCACATGACAGGTGGATCTCAGAGGTAAGTCTTGCTTATCAATTATAATGACATACCACGAGATAACAATTATCATAAATAATTGTTGTTGCTGCTGCAGGAAGTTCTTTCCAAGGTGGAGATTATATATGCAGTTGTGATCCCGCTGGATAATAATCTTTATTATCCGTGTACTGCCCAAAATCTCAATTTATTCATAGTGTACAAGGGCTTGGACACGGCTGAAATGGGCGAAGATGTTGAACGCAGAGCTGTAGTCTCACAAGTCGTCAATTGTAGTGGATACTTGAGTCTCCGTGGTAAGCTTCTATAAGTCTAGAGAAACGTTGTTTCGTTAAGACAAGTCTTATTAGTATGTATTAAATTTGCAAAGCCAAAGCGTTCATCATGGCTTTTTAAGGATGAAAACCTCGAATACTAATCAAACACCACTTTCTTTATTAGCCTATTCTACTTTCCTTGTGGATTTTCCCAAATGTCAAGCAAGATTAACAAGTTCAGGAATACAAATAGTTTTTTTGCAGGTTAATCATAGGAAGATTTTGTTTCGTGGGAAAGTTAATGTAATTAAAAGTGTTATTTTGAGCAGGAAACATAGAATATGGGGCTGAATTAGTTATATATACTGGATGGGAAGCCAAGGTTACTAGTTATCTTAGAAACATCTTGGGTTAAAAATTTGTCACAATGTTTTCTTTGTGATGGAATGTTTTCCTTATAATTTCGATGAATGAATCTAAATTCTTTTCCTCCAAATTTGGCTTCTAAAAGGGTTTCAAATCCGAACCAAATCGAACAGAAAAATAATAATATAACTTTATTTTGGATAGGAGTCACATGTTGACCTTCATATACACAACCTCGCACTGACACATGGAAAAGTGACAATTTCGACCCCAACAATTCCGATCGTGCCAAATACGATCCAAACAATTGATCAGTGCCAAATACGACTTCAACTTAATTATAACTAAAAAAAATTACCCGAACTTCTTAAAACGTGCCTAAATCTACACTGACTCTAACAGAAGTTAGTCAACCGTTAACAAGATAAAACGACGTCGTTTTGATATACGAGGAAAATTGCCAATTTCGACCCAAACACTCTCAGTCATGCCAAATAGGACCCGAACAAATGCTCAGTGCCAAAAACGACCTCAACTCAATTATAATTTAGAAAAAATCACCCAAACTTTTTAAAATGTGTCTAAATCTACATTGACTCTAACAGAAGTTAGTCAACCGTTAACAAGATAAAACGACGTCGTTTTGATATACGAGGAAAATTGCCAATTTCGACCCAAACACTCTCAGTCATGCCAAATAGGACCCGAACAAATGCTCAGTGCCAAAAACGACCTCAACTCAATTATAATTTAGAAAAAATCACCCAAACTTTTTAAAATGTGTCTAAATCTACATTGACTCTAACAGAAGTTAGTCAACCGTTAACAAGATAAAACGACGTCGTTTTGATATACGNNNNNNNNNNNNNNNNNNNNNNNNNNNNNNNNNNNNNNNNNNNNNNNNNNNNNNNNNNNCATTGACTCTAACAGAAGTTAGTCAACCGTTAACAAGATAAGACGACGTCGTTTTAATATATATATATATATATATTTTTTTAAAAAAAATATGTTCATTTCAGGACGCAAACCCGTGCCGGGATATCCTCTTAAAGGGGCACACTAACAACTAGACTAAAATAATTTTTTGAAATATTATTACAAATTGAAATTCCCCATTATATAAACTACTATTCTTCTTCATCTTATCCAATTTAAAACTTTGGTGATTGCTTTATATATTTTAGTTATTGTTTAATATGTCTAATATTTTTTACAAGATATCT is a genomic window containing:
- the LOC106304086 gene encoding UPF0725 protein At1g23960-like produces the protein MYTDEEYDIAQREYWQQVSKSEGFDIEDVSIPSSMAGMISGLIPYDCQRDRGGCPYRTLVNLYAQLGLRQYSLLKGNTFEFVSMVKVNMLQNLVSSFYVTLLVRDPITLEEKEFQVRTDERSCVSLYLACSVARFKDEVTIKRPFVPHFHDGAEVPVLPDWPSETLAAQFHPGMFDTNARRGLPSDTSARPGWPSDSLLEQFFYLLPFGCMLPTEFERECVLEESRCRSSDFDWTYLYLKLVVCAHDRWISEEVLSKVEIIYAVVIPLDNNLYYPCTAQNLNLFIVYKGLDTAEMGEDVERRAVVSQVVNCSGYLSLRGKLL